The Megasphaera stantonii genome includes a window with the following:
- a CDS encoding UxaA family hydrolase, producing MLHLYCKFAGYKRPDGRVGVRNYVLVLPASVCATDTARIVSQQVQGTVTFHNQNGCSQVPSDQQLTMDIMAGFAANPNIYGTVVISLGCENCQMDLVVKAIQERTNKPIKQVIIQESGGTIKAVEKAVRYAREMVIEASMVQREEFDISHLIVGTNCGGSDPTSGLASNPVVGDLSDRLVDLGSTSILSETTEFIGAEHILARRAKNEEVRNRIFEIVHRYEKALQLVGEEVREGNPSPGNKAGGLTTLEEKSLGCIHKGGHREINAVYDYAKQIDEKGLVIMDTPGNDFSSVAGMVAGGCQVVVFTTGRGNVMGNPICPVIKLTGNKLTYEKMEDNMDFNASPVIYGQKTIEELGKELLDLTIEVANGKQTKSEALGFMEIAIARVCNYV from the coding sequence GTGTTGCACTTGTATTGTAAATTCGCCGGATATAAAAGACCGGATGGCCGCGTTGGCGTACGCAATTACGTGTTAGTATTACCGGCAAGTGTTTGTGCAACTGATACAGCCCGTATTGTTTCTCAGCAGGTTCAGGGTACAGTCACTTTTCATAATCAAAATGGCTGTTCCCAAGTTCCGTCTGACCAACAGCTTACAATGGATATAATGGCAGGTTTCGCTGCTAATCCTAATATTTATGGTACTGTTGTTATATCGTTAGGTTGTGAAAACTGTCAGATGGATTTGGTTGTCAAAGCCATTCAAGAACGGACAAATAAGCCTATTAAGCAGGTTATCATTCAAGAATCTGGCGGAACGATCAAGGCTGTAGAAAAGGCTGTACGATATGCCAGAGAGATGGTAATTGAAGCCAGCATGGTTCAGCGGGAAGAATTTGATATTTCCCATTTAATTGTAGGTACGAACTGCGGTGGCTCTGACCCTACGTCGGGATTGGCTTCCAATCCGGTAGTTGGTGATCTGAGCGACCGTTTGGTTGATTTAGGTTCTACTTCTATTTTGAGTGAAACAACAGAATTTATTGGGGCTGAACACATTTTGGCTCGACGTGCTAAGAATGAAGAGGTTCGTAATCGTATTTTCGAAATTGTTCATCGCTATGAAAAAGCGCTTCAGCTCGTTGGTGAAGAAGTTCGGGAAGGCAATCCGTCTCCAGGTAACAAAGCCGGCGGCTTGACTACATTGGAAGAAAAATCTTTAGGATGTATTCATAAAGGTGGTCACCGAGAAATCAATGCCGTATATGATTATGCTAAACAAATTGATGAAAAAGGCCTGGTTATCATGGATACGCCGGGAAATGACTTTTCGTCTGTAGCGGGGATGGTTGCAGGCGGCTGCCAAGTTGTTGTCTTTACAACGGGACGAGGAAATGTCATGGGCAATCCTATTTGTCCTGTTATCAAACTTACTGGCAATAAGCTCACGTATGAGAAGATGGAAGATAACATGGATTTCAATGCTAGTCCTGTAATTTACGGACAAAAAACAATTGAAGAATTGGGTAAAGAATTGCTTGATTTGACGATTGAGGTAGCTAATGGCAAGCAGACAAAATCAGAAGCACTAGGTTTTATGGAAATAGCAATTGCTCGTGTATGTAATTATGTTTAA
- a CDS encoding IS30 family transposase: MCHYHHLTLSERENLLFFRAQSYSISRIAAALGRDKSTISRELRRNTVNGKYLPITAQQQYARRRKACKPHKRLENAELFALVKNLFLVHHWSPEEIAGRLQLEHQKALLSYATIYRAIYAGMFDETSSSHGSRGAVRRLRHHGKSRHTRQYQERRGSIPISHDISERPAGAANRSRRGHWECDTIAGKTGKACLVTLVDRKSRYLVGGKAAKKTAQAVNTVLLQVLQGQPVKSLTPDRGKEFAHHAAVTEALNGVPFYFPPPHQPWQRGSNENTNGLVREYFPKGTDITLVPEAYVQAVFAELNRRPRKCLGYKTPYEVHYSKKLHLA; this comes from the coding sequence ATGTGCCACTATCATCATCTTACTCTATCTGAACGAGAAAATCTACTCTTTTTTCGCGCGCAGTCCTATTCTATCTCTCGAATTGCGGCGGCCCTCGGCCGAGATAAATCCACGATCTCACGGGAACTACGCAGAAATACAGTGAACGGCAAGTATCTGCCCATCACCGCACAACAACAGTATGCCCGCCGCCGTAAGGCATGCAAGCCTCACAAGCGGTTAGAGAATGCCGAGCTATTCGCATTGGTTAAAAATCTCTTCCTGGTGCATCATTGGTCCCCAGAAGAAATTGCCGGACGCTTGCAGCTGGAACATCAGAAGGCACTCCTTAGCTATGCAACGATTTACCGCGCCATATATGCCGGTATGTTTGATGAAACGTCGTCCTCCCATGGGTCCCGCGGTGCGGTCCGCCGCTTGCGGCATCATGGAAAATCCCGGCATACCCGGCAATATCAGGAACGACGGGGTTCTATTCCCATCTCTCACGATATTTCGGAACGGCCAGCAGGAGCCGCTAACCGCTCCCGGCGAGGACATTGGGAATGTGATACCATAGCAGGAAAGACAGGAAAAGCCTGTCTGGTTACGTTGGTAGATAGAAAGAGCCGGTATCTGGTAGGAGGCAAAGCAGCCAAAAAGACAGCACAAGCCGTCAATACGGTATTGCTTCAGGTACTGCAAGGGCAACCTGTAAAAAGCCTTACGCCGGACAGAGGAAAAGAGTTCGCCCATCATGCCGCTGTCACGGAGGCCTTGAACGGCGTGCCGTTTTATTTCCCGCCGCCGCATCAGCCCTGGCAGCGGGGAAGCAACGAAAATACCAATGGCCTAGTCCGAGAGTATTTCCCGAAAGGGACGGACATCACACTCGTTCCAGAAGCCTATGTGCAAGCTGTTTTTGCAGAACTAAATCGCCGTCCCCGAAAATGTTTAGGATACAAAACGCCATACGAAGTACATTACTCTAAAAAGTTGCACTTAGCTTGA
- a CDS encoding UxaA family hydrolase: protein MINGMIIDPKDNVAVAIEQIKKGDLITYLNFEKEAVELTAAEDIQIYHKFAIRDIADDEPIVKYGEHIGHAAGLVKKGEHVHVHNVKNVREDLG from the coding sequence ATGATTAACGGTATGATTATTGATCCAAAGGACAATGTTGCTGTAGCAATTGAACAGATCAAGAAAGGCGATCTCATTACATATTTGAATTTTGAAAAGGAAGCTGTCGAGTTAACTGCAGCTGAAGACATTCAAATTTACCACAAATTTGCTATTCGGGATATTGCTGATGATGAACCGATTGTAAAATATGGAGAACATATTGGACATGCTGCCGGATTGGTAAAAAAAGGTGAACATGTTCACGTCCATAATGTTAAAAATGTTCGAGAAGATCTGGGTTAA
- a CDS encoding MFS transporter, with protein MEEMKQRVFTKVTWRLIPFLVLCYLLNYIDRVNLGFAALEMNRDLGLTATTFGYGAGILFIGYLIFGVPSNLGLNKYGARIWLGLLLAVWGCISASMAFITTTTQFLVVRFLLGAVEAGFFPGVIFYLTQWFPAEYRGSITSRFMFAQPLALMIGSTVSGWLLTLDGMMGVAGWQWMFILEGAPTVIVGLIALSYLTDNPSKANWLTAEERNFLIDELEKEKQQVVAKEKVSTFQAMLNPKVWILAIIYVSQVIGVFGVNMWLPQIVKSFGGDLATTTIGLISAVPFVVAAVGMLAIGWSSDKHMERKWHMIGAMILAGGCLVICGALNSGLGVSIALISISAIGFYGCMPIFWTIPPMFLVGGAAATGIAFINAIGNLGGFIAPIAIGWIKDYTGSFVGGFYFMGITVLVGCVLSLILFAAFKKQES; from the coding sequence ATGGAAGAAATGAAACAGAGGGTATTTACAAAAGTAACCTGGCGTTTAATTCCCTTTTTAGTACTTTGTTATTTGCTTAACTATATTGACCGCGTTAACTTAGGGTTTGCTGCTTTGGAGATGAATAGAGATCTTGGATTGACTGCCACTACTTTTGGTTATGGCGCTGGTATATTATTTATTGGGTATTTAATTTTTGGCGTTCCTAGTAATTTAGGGTTAAATAAATATGGGGCAAGAATCTGGTTGGGGTTGTTGTTAGCTGTATGGGGCTGTATTTCTGCTAGCATGGCATTTATTACAACTACAACACAATTTTTAGTGGTGCGTTTTCTACTTGGAGCGGTAGAAGCTGGCTTTTTTCCAGGCGTTATTTTTTATTTGACACAATGGTTTCCAGCAGAATATAGAGGATCAATTACGTCTCGTTTCATGTTTGCTCAACCATTAGCTTTGATGATTGGTTCGACAGTATCTGGTTGGCTGCTTACGTTAGACGGAATGATGGGGGTAGCAGGGTGGCAATGGATGTTCATTTTAGAAGGTGCCCCAACGGTTATTGTTGGTTTGATTGCATTGTCGTATTTAACTGATAATCCTTCAAAGGCTAACTGGCTAACTGCCGAAGAAAGAAATTTTTTGATTGACGAATTGGAAAAAGAAAAGCAACAAGTTGTAGCAAAAGAAAAGGTTTCTACTTTCCAAGCTATGCTGAATCCTAAGGTTTGGATTTTGGCCATTATTTATGTATCTCAGGTTATTGGTGTATTTGGTGTAAATATGTGGCTTCCACAGATTGTTAAGTCTTTTGGTGGAGATCTGGCTACTACAACGATTGGCTTGATTAGTGCTGTTCCTTTTGTGGTTGCAGCTGTTGGTATGCTGGCAATTGGCTGGAGTTCTGACAAGCATATGGAACGTAAGTGGCATATGATTGGAGCCATGATATTAGCTGGTGGTTGTTTGGTTATTTGCGGTGCTCTGAATAGTGGATTAGGTGTTTCTATTGCTCTCATCTCTATCAGTGCTATTGGCTTCTATGGTTGCATGCCTATTTTTTGGACAATTCCGCCAATGTTTCTTGTAGGTGGTGCTGCGGCTACTGGTATTGCTTTTATCAATGCTATTGGTAATTTGGGCGGATTTATTGCGCCTATTGCGATTGGTTGGATAAAAGATTATACAGGCAGTTTTGTCGGTGGATTCTACTTTATGGGGATCACTGTTTTAGTAGGTTGTGTTTTGTCTTTGATACTGTTTGCAGCATTTAAAAAGCAGGAATCGTAA
- the ilvD gene encoding dihydroxy-acid dehydratase: MRSEKILEGLHNQYYRATYKSMGFSTDDLKRPIIGIANAWSECVPGHFNLRQVAQRVKDGIYRAGGTPVEFGVIGGCDGFAQGHDGMHYILPSRELIANSVESMAQINLFDGLVLLGSCDKIVPGMLMAAARLDIPCILLPGGPMEGGIVFDGRKSDQTSSTEAYGMLSANRITEKEYRTLENLSCPTCGSCSYLGTANTMCALSEALGMTLPDGGIIPAYSAARLSIAEATGIKIMELVEKGITARQVITNESIRNAIKICLAMSGSTNAVMHLTAIAREAELDIDVLSEFDELSRHTPQLAKINPASEYNMIDFYQAGGVSKLLEEMSSIIYTNAMTVTAHTVAENTESHVYQYPKNNNIIKTMDEPFGYEGGVAVLRGNLAPDTGITKPGAFDKSLQHFEGEAICFDSEEAAEEAILAGKVRDGHVVVIRYEGPKGGPGMREMFKAMKYLYGRGLAKTTALITDGRFSGTNNGCFVGHISPEAAEGGPIAIVKNGDRIEIDVENRSLNLLVNDEEITKRLAEWKRPEPKFKKGWLGLYCKIAGSGAQGAVVQYDKLKNL, translated from the coding sequence ATGAGAAGTGAAAAAATTCTCGAAGGATTGCACAACCAATATTATCGTGCTACGTATAAATCAATGGGATTTTCTACAGATGATTTAAAACGTCCAATTATTGGTATAGCTAATGCATGGAGTGAATGTGTTCCAGGACATTTTAATTTGAGACAGGTGGCGCAACGAGTAAAAGATGGAATCTATCGAGCTGGAGGTACTCCTGTTGAATTTGGTGTTATTGGTGGTTGTGACGGTTTTGCGCAAGGTCATGATGGTATGCATTATATTTTGCCGTCTCGAGAACTGATAGCTAATTCTGTTGAATCGATGGCTCAGATTAATTTATTCGACGGACTCGTATTATTAGGTTCCTGCGATAAGATTGTTCCAGGCATGTTGATGGCAGCAGCTCGTTTAGATATTCCCTGCATTTTATTGCCTGGCGGACCAATGGAAGGTGGAATAGTGTTTGATGGCAGAAAATCTGACCAGACTTCAAGTACAGAAGCATATGGCATGTTGTCTGCTAATAGAATTACAGAGAAAGAATATAGAACATTAGAAAATTTATCCTGTCCAACATGTGGTTCTTGTTCGTATTTAGGAACCGCAAACACGATGTGTGCACTTTCCGAAGCGTTAGGTATGACCTTGCCTGATGGAGGTATTATTCCAGCTTATTCAGCTGCCAGATTATCTATTGCAGAAGCTACCGGCATAAAAATCATGGAACTTGTTGAAAAAGGAATTACTGCTCGGCAAGTTATTACAAATGAAAGTATTCGCAATGCGATTAAAATTTGTTTGGCCATGAGTGGAAGTACCAATGCAGTTATGCATTTAACTGCTATTGCTCGTGAAGCAGAGCTAGATATTGATGTTTTGTCGGAATTTGATGAATTATCTAGACATACGCCGCAGTTAGCTAAGATTAATCCTGCTTCAGAATATAACATGATTGATTTTTATCAAGCTGGTGGGGTCAGCAAACTGCTTGAAGAAATGAGTTCCATCATTTATACGAATGCGATGACAGTTACGGCTCATACCGTAGCGGAAAATACAGAGAGTCACGTATATCAGTATCCTAAAAATAATAATATTATTAAAACGATGGATGAACCTTTTGGGTATGAAGGTGGAGTGGCTGTTCTTCGCGGTAATTTGGCTCCGGATACAGGTATTACAAAACCAGGAGCGTTTGATAAGAGCCTGCAGCATTTTGAAGGAGAAGCAATATGTTTTGATTCTGAAGAAGCGGCTGAAGAAGCAATTTTAGCTGGTAAGGTTCGAGATGGTCATGTTGTAGTTATCCGTTATGAAGGGCCTAAAGGCGGCCCAGGCATGCGCGAAATGTTCAAGGCCATGAAGTATTTATATGGTAGAGGTTTGGCTAAAACAACTGCTTTGATTACAGATGGACGTTTTAGCGGTACAAATAATGGATGTTTTGTAGGACATATTTCTCCAGAAGCTGCTGAAGGCGGTCCTATTGCTATTGTAAAAAATGGTGATCGTATTGAAATTGATGTTGAAAACCGCTCATTGAATCTTCTTGTAAATGATGAAGAAATAACGAAACGGTTGGCTGAGTGGAAAAGGCCGGAACCTAAGTTCAAAAAAGGTTGGTTAGGTTTATATTGCAAAATTGCTGGTTCTGGTGCACAAGGTGCAGTTGTTCAATACGATAAGCTAAAAAATTTATAA
- a CDS encoding MaoC family dehydratase: MKEELTYDEMQVGDTTTFGKTISESDVYAFAGITGDFNPMHVNEQIAKESMFKGRIAHGMISAGIISTTMTKAMHGGTPIYCSQELKFKAPVRIGDTITCTATIIEKIPEKHRLILSTVVTNQDGVVVTDGKAVMLKK; the protein is encoded by the coding sequence ATGAAGGAAGAATTAACGTATGATGAAATGCAGGTAGGCGACACGACTACCTTCGGCAAGACAATCAGTGAATCGGACGTATATGCCTTTGCTGGTATTACAGGTGATTTCAACCCCATGCACGTCAACGAACAAATCGCTAAAGAATCGATGTTTAAGGGCCGTATTGCCCACGGCATGATTTCTGCTGGCATCATTTCGACGACGATGACGAAAGCCATGCACGGCGGTACGCCGATTTATTGCTCCCAAGAATTGAAATTCAAAGCTCCCGTACGCATCGGCGACACGATTACCTGCACGGCGACTATCATCGAAAAGATTCCTGAAAAACACCGTCTTATTTTGAGTACTGTCGTAACAAATCAAGATGGCGTTGTTGTAACTGACGGAAAGGCTGTTATGTTAAAAAAATAA
- a CDS encoding acyl-CoA dehydrogenase, producing MEFQLSDEQKMITKMVRDFAEKEIAPTVHQRDEEEVFDRSIVDKLGELGLMGIFFPEEYGGGGGDYMSYILANEELARVDDSIACSYAASVSLCAWPIFTYGTEEQKQKYLVPLAEGTKLGAFGLTEPNAGTDSAQQQSHAEKVGDHYVLNGSKIFITNGGAADIYVVFAMTDKSQGTKGISAFILEKGMPGFTFGKKEHKLGIHGSQTMELVFQDVVVPKENLLGEEGKGFKIAMTSLDGGRIGVAAQALGIAQAALEAAVQYSKERTQFGKPISKFQGVSFMLADMATRLDAARLLTYRAAYLKGAGLPYSKEAAMAKMYASDAAMAIATDAVQIFGGYGYTREYPVERLLRNAKITQIYEGTNQVQRMVISGSLLR from the coding sequence ATGGAGTTCCAGCTTTCAGATGAACAAAAAATGATAACCAAAATGGTCCGCGATTTTGCCGAAAAGGAAATTGCGCCGACAGTCCACCAGCGTGACGAAGAAGAAGTATTTGACCGCAGCATCGTCGATAAACTCGGCGAATTGGGCTTAATGGGGATTTTCTTTCCGGAAGAATACGGCGGAGGCGGCGGAGACTACATGAGCTATATTCTCGCAAATGAAGAATTGGCTCGCGTAGATGATTCCATTGCCTGCAGCTACGCTGCGTCTGTGTCCCTTTGCGCATGGCCTATTTTTACATACGGCACGGAAGAACAAAAACAAAAATACTTGGTTCCCTTGGCAGAAGGCACGAAATTAGGCGCTTTCGGCTTGACAGAACCCAATGCCGGCACCGATTCGGCACAACAGCAGTCTCATGCTGAAAAAGTCGGTGACCACTACGTGCTGAACGGCAGCAAAATATTTATTACCAATGGCGGAGCCGCTGATATTTACGTCGTATTTGCCATGACCGATAAGTCTCAGGGTACAAAAGGCATTTCCGCTTTCATTTTGGAAAAAGGCATGCCGGGCTTTACTTTTGGCAAAAAGGAACATAAATTGGGTATTCATGGTTCTCAGACGATGGAATTAGTATTCCAGGACGTCGTTGTACCAAAAGAAAATCTTCTCGGCGAAGAAGGCAAGGGCTTTAAAATTGCCATGACATCTTTAGATGGCGGTCGTATCGGCGTAGCTGCTCAAGCTCTAGGTATTGCTCAGGCGGCACTGGAAGCGGCCGTTCAATACTCAAAAGAACGGACGCAGTTCGGCAAACCGATCAGTAAGTTCCAGGGCGTTTCTTTTATGCTGGCTGACATGGCGACCCGTCTCGACGCCGCTCGTCTGCTGACGTACCGCGCTGCATATTTGAAAGGCGCAGGCCTTCCCTATTCTAAAGAAGCCGCTATGGCTAAGATGTACGCTTCCGATGCGGCCATGGCTATCGCTACGGATGCCGTACAGATCTTCGGCGGCTACGGTTACACGCGCGAATACCCGGTAGAACGGCTGCTGCGCAACGCGAAGATTACGCAGATTTACGAAGGAACGAACCAGGTACAACGCATGGTCATTTCCGGCAGCTTGCTGCGGTGA
- the nifJ gene encoding pyruvate:ferredoxin (flavodoxin) oxidoreductase — protein MKKNYVVMDGNTAAAYASYAFTEVAAIFPITPSSVMAEKVDEWAAKGKKNIFGNTVDVIQMQSEAGAAGTCHGSLQAGALTTTYTASQGLLLMIPPMFKIGGEFLPGVFHIAARTVSAHALSIFGDHSDVMACRSTGFGMIMSSSPQEVMDLGAVSHLAAIGGRYAFMHVFDGFRTSHEMQRIEALDYDELKKLVDYDQLNAFRKNALNPEHPYERGTTVNPDIFFQCKEGANEKIASIPGVVQHYMDEINKLTGRDYKLFNYYGAPDAEEVVVVMCSAAETVRDTVDYLNAQGKKVGMVQVHLYRPFSVQHFTEAIPATCKKVAVLDRTKESGSIGEPLYLDVQSALIQAGRGDIVVVGGRYGLASKDTTPAQIAAVYTNLEQAQPKNNFTIGIVDDVTNTSLTDEPIKLSYEGQTAAKIWGLGGDGTVGANKNAITIIGLTADKYAQAYFSYDSMKTGGLTQSHLRFGDQPIHATYLVDSADFVGCHAPTYVHKYDTTAELKDGGVYLLNCPWTAEELETQLPAKMKRDLYNKHAQFYTIDATKLAGEIGLGERVNTILQAAFFELTKVIPIDMAVEAMKQGNYDSYFKKGGQEIVDKNNKAVDAGIEGLVKVEVPASWANAVDTPKDLSHLPEFIQDIVEPMNRQQGDFIPVSVFKKHDCFDGTWPLGTTEYSKRGVAIKVPHWNAEVCAQCNSCSMACPHAAIRPVLLTDEELAGAPESFVTVKAKGAKLSDYNFRLQVSPYDCLGCGVCVSVCPLKDKGALTMVPMEEEAAQQDNFNRFVMDEQYLKKEAVSDKTVKELQFAKPYFQFSPACAGCAETTYIKTVTQLFGSRMYVANASGCSSAYGGSLPTTPYCTDNRGFGPCWEQSLFEDNAEFAYGFFHAQDVIQQELRIHLNALKEQNVAVEAIDEYLAHYREGDKSREVTDALIAALEQVPANEDVAFVLQNKEYLAKKSVWAFGGDGWAYDIGFGGIDHVIAQNRDVNILVMDTEVYSNTGGQSSKATPTAAVAKFAAGGKQVKKKDLGAIAMTYGYVYVAQVAMGYNQAQTLRALREAEAYPGPSIVIAYCPCLEHGIKAGMGATQLEMKKAVECGYWHLYRYDPRLAAEGKNPFQLDSPEPDSDKMVEYLRGENRYNRLQINFPERAEALYEKTIREAKERYAKYAKMAGK, from the coding sequence ATGAAGAAAAACTATGTTGTAATGGATGGCAACACTGCTGCCGCATATGCATCGTATGCCTTTACGGAAGTAGCTGCCATTTTCCCCATTACGCCGTCGTCAGTTATGGCTGAAAAGGTTGACGAATGGGCTGCTAAGGGAAAGAAAAATATCTTTGGCAATACGGTTGATGTTATTCAAATGCAGTCTGAAGCAGGCGCGGCCGGCACATGCCACGGCTCGCTGCAGGCCGGCGCTCTGACGACAACCTACACGGCTTCTCAGGGCTTGCTGCTCATGATTCCGCCGATGTTCAAAATCGGCGGCGAATTCCTGCCGGGCGTATTCCACATTGCCGCCCGTACGGTCAGCGCTCACGCTCTTTCTATTTTCGGCGATCACTCCGACGTCATGGCCTGCCGTTCCACCGGCTTCGGCATGATCATGTCTTCGTCGCCGCAGGAAGTCATGGATTTGGGCGCCGTGTCGCACTTAGCGGCAATCGGCGGACGCTATGCCTTCATGCACGTGTTCGACGGCTTCCGTACATCTCACGAAATGCAGCGCATCGAAGCGCTGGACTACGACGAATTGAAAAAACTCGTCGACTACGATCAGCTGAACGCCTTCCGCAAAAACGCCTTGAATCCTGAACATCCCTATGAACGCGGCACGACGGTCAATCCGGATATCTTCTTCCAGTGCAAAGAAGGGGCGAACGAAAAAATCGCTTCCATTCCCGGCGTCGTACAGCATTACATGGATGAAATCAATAAATTGACAGGCCGCGATTATAAACTCTTTAACTACTACGGCGCTCCCGATGCGGAAGAAGTTGTAGTCGTCATGTGTTCGGCGGCGGAAACGGTCCGCGACACTGTTGATTACCTCAACGCTCAGGGCAAGAAGGTCGGCATGGTACAGGTTCACTTGTATCGTCCGTTCTCCGTACAGCACTTCACCGAAGCTATTCCGGCTACGTGCAAAAAGGTTGCCGTACTGGACCGCACGAAGGAATCGGGCTCCATCGGCGAACCGCTGTACTTAGATGTACAGAGCGCCCTGATTCAGGCTGGCCGCGGCGATATCGTCGTTGTCGGCGGCCGCTACGGCTTGGCTTCCAAGGATACGACGCCGGCTCAGATCGCCGCTGTATACACGAACTTGGAACAGGCTCAGCCGAAAAACAACTTCACCATCGGCATCGTAGACGACGTAACGAATACGTCCCTGACAGACGAACCGATCAAATTGTCCTACGAAGGCCAGACAGCTGCTAAGATCTGGGGCCTCGGCGGCGACGGCACGGTTGGCGCAAACAAAAACGCCATTACCATCATCGGCTTGACGGCAGACAAATATGCCCAGGCATACTTCTCCTACGACTCCATGAAGACCGGCGGCCTGACCCAGTCGCACCTCCGCTTCGGCGATCAGCCCATCCATGCGACGTACCTCGTCGATTCGGCTGATTTCGTAGGCTGCCACGCTCCGACATACGTTCATAAATACGATACGACGGCTGAATTAAAAGACGGCGGCGTATACCTCCTGAACTGTCCCTGGACGGCGGAAGAGTTGGAAACGCAGCTGCCGGCCAAGATGAAACGCGATTTGTACAATAAACATGCTCAGTTCTACACGATCGATGCTACAAAATTAGCTGGTGAAATCGGCTTGGGCGAACGTGTCAACACGATTCTCCAGGCTGCGTTCTTCGAACTGACCAAGGTTATTCCTATCGACATGGCTGTGGAAGCGATGAAGCAAGGCAACTATGACAGCTACTTCAAAAAAGGCGGTCAGGAAATCGTCGACAAGAACAACAAAGCAGTTGACGCTGGTATCGAAGGCCTCGTAAAAGTAGAAGTTCCTGCTTCTTGGGCCAATGCTGTCGATACGCCGAAGGATCTGTCCCACTTGCCTGAATTCATTCAGGATATCGTGGAACCGATGAATCGTCAGCAGGGCGACTTTATTCCGGTATCGGTATTCAAGAAGCATGATTGCTTCGATGGCACATGGCCTCTCGGCACGACGGAATACAGCAAGCGCGGCGTAGCCATCAAGGTTCCCCACTGGAATGCTGAAGTCTGCGCGCAGTGCAACAGCTGCTCCATGGCCTGCCCCCACGCAGCTATCCGCCCGGTTCTCCTTACGGATGAAGAATTGGCCGGCGCTCCGGAAAGCTTCGTAACGGTTAAGGCGAAAGGCGCTAAGCTGTCCGATTACAACTTCCGCCTCCAGGTTTCGCCGTACGATTGCCTCGGCTGCGGCGTCTGCGTAAGCGTCTGCCCGCTGAAAGACAAGGGCGCTCTTACGATGGTTCCCATGGAAGAAGAAGCTGCCCAGCAGGATAACTTCAACCGTTTCGTCATGGACGAACAGTACCTCAAGAAGGAAGCTGTCAGCGACAAGACCGTCAAAGAACTGCAGTTTGCTAAACCGTACTTCCAGTTCTCGCCGGCCTGCGCAGGCTGCGCCGAAACGACGTACATCAAGACGGTTACGCAGCTCTTCGGCAGCCGCATGTACGTTGCCAATGCGTCTGGCTGCTCCTCTGCATACGGCGGCTCCTTGCCGACGACGCCGTACTGCACGGACAACCGCGGCTTCGGCCCGTGCTGGGAACAGTCCTTGTTCGAAGACAACGCCGAATTTGCTTACGGCTTCTTCCACGCTCAGGACGTTATCCAGCAGGAACTGCGCATCCATTTGAATGCCTTGAAGGAACAGAATGTCGCCGTAGAAGCTATCGACGAATACCTGGCTCACTACCGCGAAGGCGACAAGTCCCGCGAAGTGACGGACGCCCTCATCGCCGCATTGGAACAGGTTCCGGCGAACGAAGACGTAGCCTTCGTCCTTCAGAATAAAGAATACCTGGCTAAGAAATCCGTATGGGCCTTCGGCGGCGACGGCTGGGCATACGATATCGGCTTCGGCGGTATTGACCACGTCATTGCCCAGAACCGCGACGTCAACATCCTGGTCATGGATACGGAAGTATACTCCAATACAGGCGGCCAGTCTTCCAAGGCTACTCCGACGGCAGCCGTAGCGAAATTCGCTGCCGGCGGCAAGCAGGTCAAGAAGAAAGACCTCGGCGCTATCGCCATGACCTACGGCTACGTATACGTTGCTCAGGTCGCTATGGGCTACAACCAGGCGCAGACGCTCCGCGCTCTCCGCGAAGCCGAAGCATATCCGGGTCCGTCCATCGTCATCGCATACTGCCCGTGCCTCGAACACGGCATCAAGGCCGGTATGGGCGCTACGCAGCTTGAAATGAAGAAAGCCGTAGAATGCGGCTACTGGCACCTCTATCGCTACGATCCGCGTTTGGCGGCAGAAGGCAAGAATCCGTTCCAGCTTGATTCTCCGGAACCGGATTCCGACAAAATGGTCGAATACCTGCGCGGTGAAAACCGTTACAACCGCTTGCAGATTAACTTCCCGGAACGTGCAGAAGCATTGTATGAAAAGACGATCCGCGAAGCGAAGGAACGCTATGCCAAATACGCTAAAATGGCAGGCAAATAA
- a CDS encoding helix-turn-helix domain-containing protein: MNGEGTKTIVRSVARALDIVYFIANADQAPSFTAIQKETGIPKSSLSNLLKELVYREYIEYDSVHKGYRAGRTLIVLSATIINKKDINHLFSIQKKFTI, encoded by the coding sequence ATGAATGGAGAAGGAACAAAAACGATTGTTCGTTCAGTGGCTCGTGCATTAGATATTGTTTATTTTATTGCTAATGCAGATCAGGCTCCCTCATTTACAGCGATACAAAAGGAGACGGGAATACCTAAAAGCTCATTGTCTAATTTATTGAAAGAATTAGTTTATAGAGAATATATTGAGTATGATTCTGTTCATAAAGGGTATCGTGCAGGTCGAACACTTATTGTTCTTTCCGCTACTATTATTAATAAAAAAGATATCAATCATCTTTTTAGTATCCAAAAGAAATTTACAATTTGA